One segment of Streptomyces sp. NA02950 DNA contains the following:
- the gvpO gene encoding gas vesicle protein GvpO produces the protein MTDSTDSPDETREKKATGGPSPVALLRSAREQLAELTGLHPESVPRMERTEDGWVLDAEVVELARVPETMSLMALYELTLDPDGVLTGYRRIRRYERGRSDRG, from the coding sequence ATGACTGACTCGACTGACTCACCCGATGAGACCCGCGAGAAGAAGGCGACCGGCGGCCCGTCCCCGGTGGCGCTCCTGCGCTCTGCCCGTGAACAGCTCGCCGAGCTGACGGGCCTGCATCCCGAGTCGGTGCCGCGGATGGAGCGGACCGAGGACGGATGGGTGCTGGACGCCGAGGTGGTGGAGCTGGCCCGGGTACCGGAGACGATGAGCCTGATGGCTCTGTACGAGCTGACTCTCGATCCGGACGGCGTGCTCACCGGCTACCGCCGTATCCGCCGCTACGAGCGCGGGCGAAGTGACCGCGGCTGA
- a CDS encoding gas vesicle protein K — translation MSRKVELDQDTVERDLMKLVLTVVELLRQLMERQALRRVDQGDLTEDQEERIGLTLMLLEDRMGGLCERYGIAPSDLNMDLGPLGPLLPPRG, via the coding sequence GTGAGCCGGAAGGTGGAGCTGGACCAGGACACCGTCGAACGCGATCTGATGAAGCTGGTGCTGACCGTCGTGGAGCTGCTGCGGCAGCTCATGGAGCGGCAGGCGCTGCGCCGGGTGGACCAGGGCGATCTGACGGAGGACCAGGAGGAGCGGATCGGCCTGACGCTGATGCTGCTGGAGGACCGGATGGGCGGGCTGTGCGAGCGCTACGGCATCGCGCCGTCGGATCTCAACATGGACCTTGGGCCACTCGGTCCGCTGCTGCCCCCGAGGGGGTGA
- a CDS encoding GvpL/GvpF family gas vesicle protein, whose product MNTYVYGIARGEVPDLGDRLRGIGDPPLPVRALTEGDLSAIVSDCPAELKPRRRDLLAHQQVLSEVGDAHPVLPMRFGSVSTSDDDVRTVLSEHADRYHDQLSRLADRVEYNVKAVHDENAVLHQVLSEEPELRMTAEANRASGGGTYEDRVRFGELVAGAVQAREVRDAQIVEEALTPTAEAVRPGPESGGWFLSLSLLLAKDGADPLLEAVAELEKAHPRLKLRVNGPLPPYSFVDS is encoded by the coding sequence GTGAACACCTACGTCTACGGCATCGCGCGGGGCGAGGTTCCCGACCTCGGCGACCGGCTGCGCGGTATCGGCGACCCGCCGCTCCCGGTCCGCGCGCTCACCGAGGGCGACCTGTCCGCGATCGTCAGCGACTGCCCGGCCGAACTCAAGCCCCGGCGCCGCGATCTGCTGGCCCATCAGCAGGTGCTGTCCGAGGTGGGCGACGCCCATCCGGTACTGCCGATGCGCTTCGGCTCGGTGTCGACGAGCGACGACGACGTGCGCACGGTCCTGTCCGAGCACGCCGATCGCTACCACGACCAGCTGTCCCGGCTCGCGGACCGGGTGGAGTACAACGTCAAGGCGGTCCACGACGAGAACGCCGTACTGCACCAGGTGCTCTCCGAGGAGCCCGAGCTGCGGATGACGGCCGAGGCCAACCGCGCCTCGGGCGGCGGCACCTACGAGGACCGGGTGCGCTTCGGCGAGCTGGTGGCCGGTGCGGTCCAGGCGCGCGAGGTGCGGGACGCGCAGATCGTGGAGGAGGCCCTGACCCCTACCGCCGAGGCGGTGCGCCCCGGCCCGGAGAGCGGCGGCTGGTTCCTGAGCCTGTCCCTACTGCTGGCCAAGGACGGCGCCGATCCCCTGCTGGAGGCGGTGGCCGAGCTGGAGAAGGCCCATCCCCGGCTGAAGCTGCGGGTCAACGGACCGTTGCCGCCGTACAGCTTCGTCGATTCCTGA
- a CDS encoding gas vesicle structural protein GvpA, with translation MTTVVPAQQSRGGGGTSGLYDVLELILDRGLVIDAFIRVSLVGIEILKIDVRVVVASVDTYLRFAEACNRLDLESGPNKSPGIPEILDGATEGAARSKTKGALSGAGETVSKAANTVADALRGDEREEEPTRTRSRRTTARKSSTKKAEEDE, from the coding sequence ATGACGACCGTTGTCCCGGCACAGCAGTCCAGGGGCGGGGGCGGCACCAGCGGCCTGTACGACGTCCTCGAGCTCATCCTCGATCGGGGGCTGGTGATCGACGCCTTTATCCGCGTCTCCCTCGTCGGCATCGAGATACTCAAGATCGACGTTCGTGTCGTGGTGGCGAGCGTCGACACCTATCTCCGCTTCGCCGAGGCATGCAACCGGCTCGACCTGGAGTCCGGCCCCAACAAGTCCCCCGGCATCCCCGAGATCCTCGACGGCGCCACCGAGGGCGCCGCGCGCAGCAAGACCAAGGGCGCGCTGTCCGGCGCCGGGGAGACGGTCAGCAAGGCCGCCAACACCGTGGCCGACGCGCTCCGCGGCGACGAGCGGGAGGAGGAGCCCACCCGTACCCGCAGCCGCCGTACGACCGCCCGTAAGTCGTCGACGAAGAAGGCGGAGGAGGACGAGTGA
- a CDS encoding gas vesicle protein: MTTSPLAHRQIALVDLLDRLLAGGVVITGDLTLRIADVDLVRIDLRALISSVNENVPSPWEEP, from the coding sequence ATGACCACGAGCCCCCTCGCCCACCGGCAGATCGCCCTGGTGGACCTGCTGGACCGGCTGCTCGCGGGCGGTGTGGTGATCACCGGTGACCTCACCCTGCGGATCGCCGACGTCGACCTCGTCCGGATCGATCTGCGCGCGCTCATCAGCTCGGTGAACGAGAACGTGCCGTCCCCCTGGGAGGAACCGTGA
- a CDS encoding gas vesicle protein GvpG — MLLIGWVLRQLLTQAEREYYNPANIQGALIALETQLDEGLIDEEEFERQEDVLLDRMEEARRWANGTL, encoded by the coding sequence ATGCTGCTGATCGGCTGGGTGCTCCGGCAGCTCCTCACCCAGGCGGAGCGGGAGTACTACAACCCAGCGAACATCCAGGGCGCGCTGATCGCCCTGGAGACCCAGCTGGACGAGGGGCTGATCGACGAGGAGGAGTTCGAGCGGCAGGAGGACGTGCTGCTCGACCGGATGGAGGAGGCGCGCCGATGGGCGAACGGGACCCTATGA
- a CDS encoding I78 family peptidase inhibitor has product MGPVPNLPAEPDDDLDSYVGLDASTAEEVARERGWTTVRALPPGAIITMEYLVGRINFEVADNAVRRCWHG; this is encoded by the coding sequence ATGGGACCTGTACCGAACCTTCCGGCCGAACCCGACGACGACCTCGACAGCTATGTGGGACTCGACGCCAGTACCGCCGAGGAGGTGGCGCGGGAGCGCGGCTGGACCACCGTGCGGGCGCTGCCACCGGGCGCGATCATCACCATGGAATACCTCGTCGGCCGCATCAACTTCGAGGTGGCCGACAACGCCGTGCGGCGCTGCTGGCACGGCTGA
- a CDS encoding GvpL/GvpF family gas vesicle protein, producing the protein MAEAPQVGPRQTDPRADGLQYAYAVVRDTGTLDTALAGLRGVAGEPVRAVAHLGLAVVAGPVPAGEFDEEPLRERLEKLEWLERIARAHARVVDAAGADTGVVPVRLATVCRDEDGLRRMLETGRERFTEALDRLEGRVEWGVKVYAAPPPPAEPAAAPTTAVSGRDYLRRRRAERQASERRWGESEDGARLVHDALCAHAEQARLHPPQDARLSGEEDRNVLNAAYLVARADGPAFAERVEELARRSPGVRLELTGPWVPYSFVTPFAEDAERGRSGG; encoded by the coding sequence ATGGCGGAAGCACCCCAGGTGGGTCCCCGGCAGACGGACCCTCGGGCGGACGGACTCCAGTACGCGTACGCCGTCGTCCGCGACACCGGCACGCTGGACACGGCCCTGGCCGGCCTCCGCGGGGTCGCGGGCGAACCGGTGCGCGCCGTCGCCCATCTCGGGCTCGCCGTGGTGGCGGGCCCGGTCCCGGCCGGGGAGTTCGACGAAGAGCCGCTGCGCGAGCGGCTGGAGAAACTGGAGTGGCTGGAGCGGATCGCCCGCGCCCATGCGCGGGTGGTGGACGCCGCCGGAGCGGACACCGGTGTGGTGCCGGTCCGGCTGGCCACCGTCTGCCGTGACGAAGATGGTCTGCGGCGCATGCTCGAGACCGGGCGGGAACGGTTCACCGAGGCGCTGGACCGGCTGGAGGGCCGGGTCGAATGGGGTGTCAAGGTGTACGCCGCGCCGCCCCCGCCCGCGGAGCCGGCCGCCGCGCCCACGACCGCCGTCTCCGGCCGCGACTATCTGCGCAGGCGGCGGGCCGAACGGCAGGCGTCGGAGCGGCGCTGGGGGGAGTCGGAGGACGGTGCGCGGCTGGTGCACGACGCCCTGTGCGCCCACGCCGAGCAGGCCCGGCTGCATCCCCCGCAGGACGCCCGGCTCTCCGGCGAGGAGGACCGCAATGTGCTCAACGCCGCCTATCTGGTGGCGCGTGCGGACGGCCCCGCGTTCGCCGAGCGGGTCGAGGAACTGGCCCGGCGGTCGCCGGGGGTCCGCCTGGAGCTGACCGGGCCGTGGGTGCCGTACTCCTTCGTCACCCCGTTCGCCGAGGACGCCGAGCGCGGGCGGTCCGGCGGATGA
- a CDS encoding YafY family protein — protein sequence MLETSARLLRLLSLLQAHRDWSGADLADRLGVTPRTVRRDIDRLRELGYPVHSAPGTAGGYQLGAGAQLPPLLLDDDEAVAVAVGLRQAAGGGVEGIEETSVRALAKLEQVLPDRLRRRVGALSSFTVPMVGGYRGAGVDPEVLTELANACRDCHQVRFEYRDHQGTVSRRTAEPHRLVCAQRRWYLVAWDLDRADWRTYRADRITPTPPHGPRVAPRRPPADDLAAYVSRGVSTAAYAEKATVLLRVSAERAAERVSPSAGVLEAVDEHSCLLHTGAHGLDVMVIHIVLMGFDFEVREPAGLTERVRLIRDRLDRALRPAVA from the coding sequence ATGTTGGAGACCTCGGCACGACTGCTCCGCCTGCTCTCGCTGTTGCAGGCCCACCGCGACTGGTCCGGCGCGGACCTCGCCGACCGGCTCGGGGTGACCCCGCGCACCGTGCGCCGGGACATCGACCGGCTGCGCGAGCTCGGCTACCCTGTGCACTCCGCACCGGGCACGGCGGGCGGCTACCAGCTGGGCGCGGGCGCCCAGCTGCCCCCGCTGCTGCTCGACGACGACGAGGCGGTGGCGGTCGCCGTCGGGCTGCGCCAGGCCGCGGGCGGCGGTGTCGAGGGCATCGAGGAGACCTCGGTACGCGCCCTGGCCAAACTGGAGCAGGTGCTGCCGGACCGGCTGCGCCGCCGGGTGGGCGCCCTGAGCTCCTTCACCGTGCCGATGGTCGGCGGGTACCGCGGGGCCGGGGTGGATCCGGAGGTGCTGACCGAACTGGCCAACGCCTGCCGGGACTGCCACCAGGTGCGCTTCGAGTACCGCGACCACCAGGGCACGGTCAGCCGCCGCACCGCCGAGCCCCACCGGCTGGTCTGCGCCCAGCGCCGCTGGTATCTGGTCGCCTGGGATCTGGACCGGGCGGACTGGCGCACCTACCGCGCCGACCGGATCACCCCGACCCCGCCGCACGGTCCGCGGGTCGCCCCGCGCCGCCCGCCCGCCGACGACCTCGCCGCCTATGTCTCCCGGGGGGTGTCCACCGCCGCGTACGCCGAGAAGGCCACCGTGCTGCTGCGGGTCTCCGCCGAGCGGGCGGCCGAGCGCGTCTCGCCCTCGGCCGGGGTGCTGGAGGCGGTCGACGAGCACAGCTGTCTGCTGCACACCGGCGCCCACGGCCTCGATGTGATGGTGATCCACATCGTGCTGATGGGCTTCGACTTCGAGGTGCGCGAACCCGCCGGACTGACCGAGCGCGTCCGCCTGATCAGGGACCGGCTCGACCGTGCCCTGCGTCCCGCGGTGGCCTAG
- a CDS encoding phosphatase PAP2 family protein, with product MRTEDKLPEAEERPTDLARPRMTRTRRWLLGSTLAVYAATVIGVLTTSWLVKLDWQVMLFRPYKQWPEFHTFLDYFVVMGQRGPTAVAVAAWLGWCCHRQRTLRPLLVLGTSLLLLNITVGAVKLGFGRLGPHYATTVGSNEMWANGDIFPSGHTANAVVTWGVLAYLATTPVARRIASLIATGFAFGVGMTTVYLGTHWLSDVVLGWAAGVLVMLALPWLEPVMARAEVLLLGLWHRLRQHGGRAPVPIPVPSARPVAGSTLATPRTARDDELPPREPVGVAGRPGGPTARIAEPRQHHPVRQHQHTPRSERTPVSPAGSRRPPHADRVPRTTTGPFGSATGRGRTTATGG from the coding sequence GTGCGTACCGAAGACAAGCTCCCCGAGGCGGAGGAGCGCCCGACCGATCTCGCGCGACCGCGCATGACCCGAACCCGCCGCTGGCTGCTCGGGTCCACCCTGGCGGTCTACGCGGCCACGGTCATCGGCGTGCTCACCACCTCGTGGCTGGTGAAGCTGGACTGGCAGGTCATGCTGTTCCGGCCCTACAAGCAGTGGCCGGAGTTCCACACCTTCCTGGACTACTTCGTCGTCATGGGCCAGCGCGGCCCCACCGCCGTGGCGGTCGCCGCCTGGCTGGGATGGTGCTGCCACCGGCAGCGCACCCTGCGTCCGCTGCTGGTGCTCGGCACCTCGCTGCTGCTGCTGAACATCACCGTGGGCGCGGTGAAGCTGGGCTTCGGACGGCTCGGCCCGCACTACGCGACCACCGTCGGCTCCAATGAGATGTGGGCGAATGGCGATATATTTCCTTCGGGTCACACCGCGAACGCCGTGGTCACCTGGGGTGTTCTGGCCTATCTGGCGACCACGCCGGTGGCCCGCAGAATCGCCTCGCTGATCGCCACGGGCTTCGCCTTCGGCGTCGGCATGACCACCGTCTACCTCGGCACCCACTGGCTGAGCGATGTGGTGCTGGGCTGGGCCGCCGGCGTTCTGGTGATGCTGGCCCTGCCGTGGCTGGAGCCGGTGATGGCACGCGCCGAGGTGCTGTTGCTGGGCCTGTGGCACCGGCTGCGCCAGCACGGCGGCCGGGCGCCCGTACCGATCCCCGTCCCGTCCGCGCGGCCGGTGGCCGGATCCACTCTGGCCACCCCGCGGACCGCCCGGGACGACGAGTTGCCGCCGCGTGAGCCGGTGGGCGTGGCCGGACGTCCGGGCGGCCCCACCGCGCGGATCGCCGAGCCCCGCCAGCACCACCCGGTCCGCCAGCACCAGCACACCCCGCGCTCCGAGCGGACCCCGGTCAGCCCGGCCGGCAGCCGCCGCCCGCCGCACGCCGACCGGGTGCCCCGCACAACCACCGGCCCCTTCGGCTCCGCCACGGGCCGCGGGCGCACGACGGCCACCGGCGGCTGA
- the ctaD gene encoding cytochrome c oxidase subunit I: MTADTTRPTTGGVRLPRRGRVVVDWLTTTDHKKIGHLYLITSFGFFLVGGALALVMRAELARPGLQLVSQEAFNQAFTLHGTIMLLLFATPTFAGFANEIMPLQIGSPDVAFPRLNMLSYWLFLFGGLIVVCGLMVPGGGADFGWTAYAPLNSAVRSPGIGADMWIMGLALAGFGTILGAVNFLTTIMAMRAPGMTMFRMPIFTWNTLFTSIMILMAFPVLAAALLALEADRRFGAVVFDARFGGALLWQHLFWFFGHPEVYIIALPFFGIITEIIPVFSRKPIFGYVTLIGATMAITGLSMVVWAHHMFATGAVLLPFFSLMSFLIAVPTGVKFFNWIGTMLNGSLSFEAPMLWAVGFLVSFLFGGLTGVILASPPLDFHVTDTYFVVGHFHYVVFGTVVFAMFAGFYFWWPKFTGKLLDDRLARIHFWTLFVGFHTTFLVQHWLGVEGMPRRYADYLAADGFTALNTVSTIGAFLLGLSTLPFLYNVWRTATYGTRVEVDDPWGFGRSLEWATSCPPPRHNFTVLPKIRTESPAFDLHHPEVALAEQEQDQQLKPR, encoded by the coding sequence ATGACTGCGGACACCACGCGCCCCACGACAGGCGGGGTGCGGCTGCCGCGGCGGGGCCGGGTGGTCGTGGACTGGCTGACCACCACCGACCACAAGAAGATCGGCCATCTCTATCTGATCACCTCCTTCGGCTTCTTCCTCGTCGGAGGAGCACTGGCGCTGGTGATGCGGGCCGAACTGGCCCGGCCGGGGCTCCAGCTCGTCTCCCAGGAGGCGTTCAACCAGGCGTTCACCCTGCACGGCACCATCATGCTGCTGCTGTTCGCCACCCCGACCTTCGCCGGGTTCGCCAACGAGATCATGCCGTTGCAGATCGGCTCGCCGGATGTGGCCTTCCCCCGGCTCAACATGCTCTCGTACTGGCTGTTCCTGTTCGGCGGGCTGATCGTGGTGTGCGGTCTGATGGTGCCCGGCGGCGGCGCCGACTTCGGCTGGACCGCCTACGCCCCGCTCAACAGCGCGGTGCGCTCCCCCGGGATCGGCGCCGATATGTGGATCATGGGTCTTGCGCTGGCGGGCTTCGGCACGATCCTGGGCGCGGTCAACTTCCTGACCACCATCATGGCGATGCGCGCCCCGGGGATGACGATGTTCCGGATGCCCATCTTCACCTGGAACACCCTCTTCACCTCGATCATGATCCTGATGGCGTTCCCGGTGCTGGCGGCGGCGCTGCTGGCGCTGGAGGCGGACCGGCGGTTCGGGGCGGTGGTCTTCGACGCCCGGTTCGGCGGGGCGCTGCTGTGGCAGCATCTGTTCTGGTTCTTCGGCCACCCCGAGGTCTACATCATCGCGCTGCCGTTCTTCGGCATCATCACCGAGATCATCCCGGTCTTCTCCCGCAAGCCGATCTTCGGCTACGTCACGCTGATCGGCGCCACGATGGCCATCACCGGACTGTCGATGGTGGTCTGGGCGCACCACATGTTCGCCACCGGAGCGGTGCTGCTGCCGTTCTTCTCGCTGATGTCGTTTCTGATCGCGGTGCCGACCGGGGTGAAGTTCTTCAACTGGATCGGCACGATGCTGAACGGCTCGCTGTCCTTCGAGGCGCCGATGCTGTGGGCCGTCGGCTTCCTGGTGAGCTTTCTGTTCGGCGGGCTGACCGGGGTCATCCTGGCCTCGCCCCCGCTCGACTTCCACGTCACGGACACCTATTTCGTGGTCGGCCACTTCCACTACGTGGTGTTCGGGACGGTCGTCTTCGCGATGTTCGCGGGGTTCTACTTCTGGTGGCCGAAGTTCACCGGGAAACTGCTCGACGACCGGCTGGCCAGGATCCACTTCTGGACGCTCTTCGTCGGCTTCCACACCACCTTCCTGGTGCAGCACTGGCTGGGTGTGGAGGGGATGCCGCGGCGCTACGCCGACTATCTGGCGGCGGACGGCTTCACGGCGCTCAACACCGTCTCCACCATCGGGGCGTTCCTGCTCGGGCTGTCCACCCTGCCGTTCCTCTACAACGTCTGGCGGACGGCCACGTACGGGACGAGGGTCGAGGTGGACGACCCATGGGGGTTCGGCCGCTCCCTGGAGTGGGCGACCTCCTGTCCGCCGCCCCGCCACAACTTCACGGTGCTGCCGAAGATCCGCACCGAGTCCCCCGCCTTCGATCTGCACCATCCGGAGGTGGCGCTCGCCGAGCAGGAGCAGGACCAGCAGTTGAAGCCCCGCTAG
- a CDS encoding gas vesicle protein — protein MASRAPAPGGLSARDGSGANLADILERVLDKGVVIAGDIRINLLDIELLTIKLRLIVASVDKAKEMGIDWWEHDPSLSSRARTRDELEGREDG, from the coding sequence ATGGCATCCCGCGCACCAGCCCCGGGCGGGCTGTCCGCCCGGGATGGGAGCGGGGCCAACCTGGCCGACATTCTGGAGCGGGTGCTCGACAAGGGTGTGGTCATCGCAGGCGACATCCGCATCAATCTGCTCGACATCGAACTTCTCACGATCAAACTGCGACTGATCGTGGCCTCCGTCGACAAGGCCAAGGAGATGGGCATCGACTGGTGGGAGCACGACCCCTCGCTCTCGTCGCGCGCCCGCACCCGGGACGAGCTGGAAGGGCGGGAAGACGGCTGA
- a CDS encoding glycosyltransferase family 4 protein: MHISFLIHNAYGIGGTIRTTYNLARTLGEQHDVEIVSVFRHRDQPIFDPGPHVRLSHLVDIRKGSPTYDGADPEHARPAKVFPTSEGRYQQYSALTDRRIAEHLRQVEADIVVGTRPGLNVHIAREARRGPIRVGQEHLTLSTHSRGLKRALRGVYPRLDAVTTVTEADAETYRGQMRLPGVRIEAVPNSVPEPGLEPADGTNKWVVAAGRLAPVKRYDLLIRAFAKVSASRPDWRLRIYGGGAQHDKLRALIDKLGLYNNVFLMGPANPLDPEWAKGSIAAVTSSLESFGMTIVEAMRCGLPVVSTDCPHGPAEIIDNGVDGRLVPTGDTDAIARALLDLINNDELRQQMGQAALKDSARFDPSRVAGRYESLFAGLVARSGLRGTLHRARGTLLSGALATKDSLRKVRVA; this comes from the coding sequence ATGCACATCTCATTCCTGATTCACAACGCGTACGGGATCGGTGGGACGATCCGGACCACGTACAACCTCGCCCGCACCCTGGGCGAGCAGCACGACGTGGAGATCGTCTCGGTGTTCCGGCACCGTGATCAGCCGATCTTCGACCCCGGGCCGCATGTGCGGCTCAGCCATCTGGTGGACATCCGCAAGGGAAGCCCCACCTACGACGGAGCGGACCCCGAGCACGCCCGCCCCGCGAAGGTCTTCCCCACCAGCGAGGGCCGTTACCAGCAGTACAGCGCGCTCACCGACCGCCGGATCGCCGAACACCTCAGGCAGGTGGAGGCCGATATCGTCGTCGGCACCCGCCCCGGCCTCAATGTGCACATCGCCCGTGAGGCGCGCCGCGGCCCGATCCGCGTCGGCCAGGAGCATCTGACGCTCAGCACCCACTCCCGGGGGCTGAAGCGGGCGCTGCGCGGCGTCTATCCGCGGCTGGACGCGGTCACCACCGTCACCGAGGCCGATGCCGAGACCTACCGCGGCCAGATGCGGCTGCCGGGGGTGCGGATCGAGGCGGTGCCCAACAGCGTGCCCGAGCCCGGTCTCGAGCCCGCCGACGGCACCAACAAGTGGGTCGTGGCGGCCGGGCGGCTGGCCCCGGTGAAACGGTACGACCTGCTGATACGGGCCTTCGCCAAGGTCAGCGCGTCCCGGCCGGACTGGCGGCTGCGGATCTACGGCGGCGGCGCCCAGCACGACAAGCTGCGCGCGCTGATCGACAAACTCGGCCTGTACAACAACGTCTTCCTCATGGGCCCGGCCAATCCGCTGGACCCCGAGTGGGCCAAGGGCTCCATCGCGGCCGTCACCTCCAGCCTGGAGTCGTTCGGCATGACCATCGTCGAGGCGATGCGCTGCGGGCTCCCGGTGGTCTCCACCGACTGCCCGCACGGCCCGGCCGAGATCATCGACAACGGGGTGGACGGCCGTCTCGTCCCCACCGGCGACACCGACGCCATCGCGCGAGCCCTGCTGGACCTGATCAACAACGACGAACTGCGGCAGCAGATGGGGCAGGCGGCGCTGAAGGACTCGGCCCGTTTCGACCCCTCCCGGGTGGCCGGGCGCTACGAGTCCCTCTTCGCCGGCCTCGTCGCGCGCAGCGGGCTGCGCGGCACCCTCCACCGTGCCCGCGGCACCCTGCTCAGCGGCGCGCTGGCGACGAAGGACTCGCTGCGGAAGGTGCGGGTGGCATGA
- a CDS encoding epoxide hydrolase family protein, producing the protein MDITRKNQESTEDIRPFRIEIAQERLDDLRERLAGTRWPDALPEAGWEYGAALPYVRELADHWRTGYDWRVHEAALNEHPQFTTVLDGAQVHFLHVRSPEPDALPLLLTHGWPGSVVEFLDMIGPLSDPGAHGGDPRDAFHLVIPSIPGFGFSGPTRDRGWSSRRVARAWAELMRRLGYERYGVQGGDWGAIISPEVGRVAPEAVAGVHVNAASAGFAPLGPLSEEDRAALSERERERLAAGSFSQDQMGYAAIQSTRPQTLAYGLTDSPVGQLAWIMEKFREWTHPSAALPEDAIDRDRLLTNVMLYWLTGTAGSSARLYYESVRDGVWGPPPAKSPVPTGVANFAEDRAVRPVAERSNAVVHWSEFERGGHFAALEAPDLLTGDLRRFFRALR; encoded by the coding sequence ATGGACATCACCAGGAAGAACCAGGAAAGCACCGAGGACATCCGCCCCTTCCGGATCGAGATCGCGCAGGAGCGGCTGGACGACCTGCGGGAGCGGCTGGCCGGCACCCGCTGGCCCGACGCGCTGCCGGAGGCGGGCTGGGAGTACGGGGCCGCGCTGCCCTATGTGCGGGAGCTGGCCGACCACTGGCGCACCGGCTACGACTGGCGGGTGCACGAGGCGGCGCTCAATGAGCACCCGCAGTTCACCACCGTGCTCGACGGCGCCCAGGTGCACTTCCTCCATGTGCGCTCCCCCGAGCCGGACGCGCTGCCGCTGCTGCTCACCCACGGCTGGCCGGGTTCGGTCGTGGAGTTCCTCGACATGATCGGCCCGCTGTCCGACCCGGGCGCCCACGGCGGCGACCCCCGCGACGCCTTCCATCTGGTGATCCCCTCCATCCCCGGGTTCGGCTTCTCCGGGCCGACCCGGGACCGGGGCTGGAGCAGCCGGCGGGTGGCGCGCGCCTGGGCGGAGCTGATGCGTCGGCTCGGCTACGAGCGGTACGGGGTGCAGGGCGGCGACTGGGGCGCGATCATCTCGCCCGAGGTGGGGCGGGTGGCCCCGGAGGCGGTGGCCGGGGTGCATGTGAACGCCGCGTCGGCGGGGTTCGCCCCGCTCGGTCCGCTGTCGGAGGAGGACCGGGCCGCACTGAGCGAGCGGGAGCGCGAACGGCTGGCCGCGGGCAGCTTCTCCCAGGACCAGATGGGCTACGCCGCGATCCAGTCCACCCGGCCGCAGACCCTCGCCTACGGCCTCACCGACTCCCCCGTCGGCCAACTCGCCTGGATCATGGAGAAGTTCCGGGAGTGGACGCATCCCTCGGCCGCCCTCCCCGAGGACGCGATCGACCGGGACCGGCTGCTGACCAATGTGATGCTCTACTGGCTGACCGGCACCGCGGGCTCCTCGGCGCGGCTGTACTACGAGAGCGTCCGCGACGGCGTCTGGGGGCCGCCGCCCGCCAAGTCCCCGGTGCCCACCGGTGTGGCGAACTTCGCCGAGGACCGCGCGGTCCGGCCGGTCGCCGAGCGGTCCAACGCCGTCGTCCACTGGAGCGAGTTCGAGCGCGGTGGGCACTTCGCCGCCCTGGAAGCCCCCGATCTGCTGACCGGGGACCTGCGGCGGTTCTTCCGGGCGCTGCGCTGA